The following nucleotide sequence is from Dyella sp. BiH032.
ATGAAGGTGGCCCAGGGCCTGTACGAAGGCGTCTCGCTCGGCAGCGAAGGCAACGTCGGCCTGATCACCTACATGCGTACCGACTCGGTGGCGCTGTCCGAGGACGCAGTGGGCGAACTGCGCCAGCTGATCGCCCGCGACTACGGCAACAAGGCGCTGCCGGACCACGCGCAGGCCTACAAGTCCAAGTCCAAGAACGCGCAGGAAGCGCACGAAGCGATCCGCCCGACTTCGGCCATGCGCACGCCGCGCGAAGTGGCCTCGTTCCTCAACGACGAGCAGCGCAAGCTGTACGAGCTGATCTGGAAGCGCACTGTCGCCTGCCAGATGATCCACGCCACGCTCAACACCGTGTCGGTGGATTTCGCCCTGCCGCACGTGGCCGGTGGCGACGCCGCGTTCCGTTCCACCGGCACCACCGTGGTCGATCCGGGCTTCCTCGCCGTGTACGAGGAGGGCCGTGACCAGAAGAGTGCGGAAGACGACGACGAAGGCCGCCGCCTGCCGAAGCTGGAGGTGGGCGAGCAGGTCGCGTTGCACGACATCCTCGCCGAGCAGCATTTCACCGAGCCGCCGCCGCGCTATTCCGAAGCGAGCCTGGTCAAGGCCCTGGAAGAACACGGCATCGGCCGCCCGTCCACGTACGCGAGCATCATCCAGGTGCTGCTCAACCGCGAGTACGTGTTCCTGGACAGCCGCCGCTTCAAGCCCACCGACGTGGGCCGCGCGGTGAGCAAGTTCCTGACCCAGCATTTCACCCGTTACGTCGACTACGACTTCACCGCCAAGCTCGAAGACGAGCTGGATGCGGTCAGCCGCGGCGAGGAAGCCTGGGTGCCGCTGATGGAACGCTTCTGGCAGCCGTTCAAGCAACAGGTGGAAGAGAAGACCGAAACGGTCGATCGCAGCGAAGCTACCGGTGCGCGCGAGCTGGGCACCGATCCCAAGAGCGGCAAGCCGGTGTCGGTACGCCTGGGCCGCTACGGGCCGTACGCGCAGATCGGCGACAAGGACCAGGACGAGAAGCTGCAGTTCGCCAGCCTGCGTCCGGGCCAGAGCATGCACACCATCACGCTCGACGAAGCGCTGGAGCTGTTCAAGCTGCCGCGCAAGCTCGGTCTGTCCGAGAGTGGCGAGGAAGTGTCGGTCGGCGTGGGCCGCTTCGGTCCTTTCGTGAAGCAGGGCAATACCTACGCATCGCTGAAGGCCGAGGACGACCCGTACACCATCGAGCTGCCGCGCGCGCTGCAGATCGTGCGCGAGAAGCTTGAGCTGCTGGCCAATCGCGTCATCCAGGACTTCGGCAACGGCGTGCAGGTGCTTAACGGCCGCTTCGGTCCGTACATCACCGATGGCGAGAAGAACGCCCGCATTCCGAAGGACCAGGACCCCAAGACCCTGACCGAGGCGCAGTGCGTGGAACTGCTCGCCGCGGCGCCGGTGAAGAAGGGCCGCGCCGCCGCGAAGAAGGCGGCGGCCAAGAGGGCGGCGCCGGCCGCCAAGAAAGCCGCCGCCAAGAAGGCGCCGGGGGAAAAGCCCGCGGCCAAGAAAGCCGCGGCGAAGAAGACGGCCACCAAGAAGACCGCCGCCAAGAAGACGGCGGCCAAGAAGGCCACCTCGAAGAAGCCGGCGGGCAAGGCCGAAGCCTGAGTGGCCCGCCGCTTCACGCTAGCCGAGCTGGATGAGGCCGCCGCGCT
It contains:
- a CDS encoding DNA topoisomerase I, which gives rise to MAKNLLIVESPAKAKTINKYLGKDFQVLASYGHVRDLKPKEGAVDPEHGFAMAYEIIERNQKHVDAIAKAAQVADDIYLATDLDREGEAISWHISEILKQRGLTKGKQLHRVVFSEITPKAIKAAVAQPRQLSHDLVDAQQARRALDYLVGFNLSPVLWRKVQRGLSAGRVQSPALRMIVEREEEIEAFVAREYWSVEAALRHPEGDFSARLTRLHGKKFEQFDLTNEADAMAARSALKEAARGRLTVSEVGSKERKRRPAPPFTTSTLQQEAARKLGFSTSRTMKVAQGLYEGVSLGSEGNVGLITYMRTDSVALSEDAVGELRQLIARDYGNKALPDHAQAYKSKSKNAQEAHEAIRPTSAMRTPREVASFLNDEQRKLYELIWKRTVACQMIHATLNTVSVDFALPHVAGGDAAFRSTGTTVVDPGFLAVYEEGRDQKSAEDDDEGRRLPKLEVGEQVALHDILAEQHFTEPPPRYSEASLVKALEEHGIGRPSTYASIIQVLLNREYVFLDSRRFKPTDVGRAVSKFLTQHFTRYVDYDFTAKLEDELDAVSRGEEAWVPLMERFWQPFKQQVEEKTETVDRSEATGARELGTDPKSGKPVSVRLGRYGPYAQIGDKDQDEKLQFASLRPGQSMHTITLDEALELFKLPRKLGLSESGEEVSVGVGRFGPFVKQGNTYASLKAEDDPYTIELPRALQIVREKLELLANRVIQDFGNGVQVLNGRFGPYITDGEKNARIPKDQDPKTLTEAQCVELLAAAPVKKGRAAAKKAAAKRAAPAAKKAAAKKAPGEKPAAKKAAAKKTATKKTAAKKTAAKKATSKKPAGKAEA